The Polyangia bacterium genome includes the window GCCATTGCCTTCGCGCTCGGCGGTGCGCTGGTCGCAAGGCGCCTGCCGAGCGGCATCTACCCCGAGGTCGAGTTCCCACGCATCGTCGTGGTAGCCCGAGCGGGAGATGCCCCTCCCGACGTGACGCAGGTCTCCGTGACCCGCCCGCTCGAGGCGGCGCTGGCGACCGTTCTCGGCGTCGAGCGCATCCGCTCGAAGACCATTCGCGGGTCGACCGAGATGTCGCTGCAGTTCGCGCCGGGGACCGACATGTGGCGCGCGCTCCAGCTCGTCGAGTCGCGCGTGGGGGAGGTCCGCTCGACCTTGCTCGCGGGCGCCGAGGTCACCGTCGAGCGACTGACCACGACCTCCTTCCCCGTGCTGACCTACAACCTGACCGGCCCGGTCGACCCGCGCCGTCTGCGCGAGCTGGGCGAGTTCGTCTTGAAGCCGGCCTTCTCGCGGGTGCGCGGCGTCGGGCGCGTCGAAGTCCTCGGGGGTGATGTGCGGGAGGTCGAGGTGATTCTCGATCCCGAACGGACCGCCGCCCTGCACGTCAGTCCGGCCCAGGTCGCGGAGAAGCTGCGCGCTCAAACCGTGCTCCAGGCGGTCGGGCGTCTGGAGCAGGCGCACTCGCTGGTCACCGTGATGGCCTCGGGGGAGCCGGCCGGGCTCGAGGATCTGCGCGCGGTCCCCGTCGCCATGGGCGCCGAGGGCAGCCCGATTCTTCTCGGCGCGATCGCCGAGGTCCGCGAGGGCGCGGAGGATCGGCTCTTACGTGTGTCGGGCCCCGGCGGCGAAACCGTGCTCCTCAGTATCGCCCGGCTCCCGGGTGCGAGCACGCCGGAGGTGGTCGCAAACGTCAAGGCCGCCGCCCGGGAGATTTCAGGCTCTCTGCCAAAGGGCGTCGAGCTGACGCCGGTCTACGATCAAGCCGAGCTGGTCAATGAATCCATTCGATCGGTCCGCGATGCCATCTTGATCGGCATCGTCCTCTGCGTCGGGGTGATCGCCCTCTTCCTGCGCGACCTTCGGGCAGGTTTGGCGGCCGCAGTCTCGGTTCCGCTGACCCTCGGTGCGACGTTCCTCCCGATCGGCCTTCTGGGGCACAGCCTGAACCTGATGTCGCTCGGTGGGCTCGCCGTGGCCATCGGCCTGGTCATCGACGACGCCATCGTGGTGGTCGAGGCGATTGGCCGTCGCGTGGAGGAGGGGCTTGATCCGAAGAGCGCCGCTCGTGACGGCGTGCGCGCGCTCCTCGCCGCTCTCGTCGGGACAACGCTGACGACGGTCGTGGTGTTTCTTCCGCTGGCCTGGCTCGAAGGTGTGGTTGGCCGGTTCTTCTCAGCGCTCGCCGTGACGCTCTCGACGGCCGTGCTCCTTTCCCTGGCCTTCGCCTTGACCGTCGTTCCGCTCGCGGCGGCGGGATGGATGCGCCCGCGAAAGGGATCGAGACCGACCGCCCGCTATGCGGATACCTACGAGCGCGCGGTGCGCCCCTTCCTGCGCCGGCCTTGGATTGGCCTCGGCGTCGCCTTGGGGCTCTTCGCGCTCGGCGTGGTGGCCGCGCTCGAGGCGCCGTCAGGATTTCTGCCGACCATGGACGAAGGTGCTTTCGTCCTCGACTACTTCCTGCCGGCGGGCACCTCGCTGACGGAGACGGACGCGATCGCGCGCAAGATCGAGGCGATCCTCTCGTCGACCCCCGAGGTGCAGACCTATTCCAGGCGGACGGGCGCGGAGCTCGGCCCGGTAGCGGCGACGCAGGTCAACCGTGGAGACATCATGGTGCGACTGAAGGCCAGCTCGCAGCGCCAGCGGTCGGCAGACGAGGTCATCGCCGAGGTGCGAGCCAAGGTGATCAAAGACGTACCTGAAGCCCGCACGGAATTCATACAAGTGCTCCAGGATGTCCTGAATGACCTCGCGGGAACGCCGCGCCCGATCGAAATCAAGCTCTTCGGCGACGATTACACGACACTTCGCGCCAAGGCCAAAGAGATCGTGGGCCGCATTCACGATGTCCCTGGTCTCGTCGACCTCTATCCGGGATTCGAAGAGCAGGCGCCGGAGCTGCGCTTCCGGATCGACGGCTCAGCGGCGGCTCGCGCAGGAAAGTCGGCAGCGGACGTGGCCACCGACCTGGACGATTCGCTGCACGGCGTGGTCGCTTCGGTGCTGCGGCGACCGGATCGACCGATCGGCGTTCGCGTCCGCTATCCCGACTCGGTGCGATTCGATGCCCAGCAGGTCGTGCAGCTTCCCCTGCTCGTCGGGACGGAGGTGGTCACGCGGGTCTCCGCCGTTGCCCAGCCTATCCAGGCGAGCTCGGAGACGTTGCTCCTTCGAGAGAGTCTGCGCCCGGCAGTCATCCTGACCGCCGACCACGAGGGCCGGGACCTGGGCTCGGTCATGCGAGACGTGCAGAGCCAACTTCGCGGGCTCTCCCTTCCCGAGGGATATCGACTTGAGTTCGGCGGCCAGTACGAGGGGCAACAGGGCACGCTGCGAGACCTCTCAACTGTCATGGGATTTGGCCTCCTGGCCGTCCTCGTCGTGCTGCTGGCGCAGTTCCGTCGGGCGAGATTGGCCCCGGTGGTCCTCGTCGCGGTTCCACTCGCGGTGGTTGGCGCGCTGACGACGCTCTGGTTGACCCAGATCCCGCTCAATGCCTCCTCGCTCATGGGGTGCGTCCTGCTCGTCGGGTTGGTCGTCAAGAACGGCATCCTGCTCCTCGAGCAGTACGAGCGGCTGCTCGAGGACGGGAAAGACGTCGAGCAAGCGCTCGTTGAAGCAGGACGAATCCGGGTGCGGCCGATCCTGATGACCACGCTCGCGACCGTGGCTGGCCTCGCGCCGCTCGCCTTCAGTCTCGGCTCCGGCGCCGAAATTCAGCGACCGCTGGCGGTCGCCGTGATCGGCGGGCTGCTGGTGTCCACAGCAATCAGCCTGCTCGTGCTGCCCTCGCTCGTGCGACTGGTTTTCCCGCGCCATGCAAGGGCGCCAGTCGGAGAACATTCATGAGAATTGCCGTCGCAATCACAACGCTCATTTTGGCAAGTTGCTTGCGACTGCCCAAAGGAACTTTCACGCCTACGGCATCATCCCGCGGCCGGCGGTTGCGCCCGAAGGCGTCAAGGTATTCGGCCCTGGCGCGGCCGTCCCGCCAGCGGACGAGATCGGTACGGTCTGGACCGAAGGTACTTCACTGGCAGAAGCAATCGATAAGGCGCGCGAGCTGGCGGCTGATGCAAGAACCACGGGCTGACCGGCGACCGGACTGCCATGATAGGTACCCATGATTTGCAGGTCCAGTGGACGCTCGACAAAGGTGCTGGTGGACTGGTCCGCGTCTTTCCGCCGGTATGTGCGCGCCTGAGATCCCCAGGGAAGCTGGCGTCGGCGAT containing:
- a CDS encoding efflux RND transporter permease subunit, yielding MKAFDWMLGRRGLVWCAAIAFALGGALVARRLPSGIYPEVEFPRIVVVARAGDAPPDVTQVSVTRPLEAALATVLGVERIRSKTIRGSTEMSLQFAPGTDMWRALQLVESRVGEVRSTLLAGAEVTVERLTTTSFPVLTYNLTGPVDPRRLRELGEFVLKPAFSRVRGVGRVEVLGGDVREVEVILDPERTAALHVSPAQVAEKLRAQTVLQAVGRLEQAHSLVTVMASGEPAGLEDLRAVPVAMGAEGSPILLGAIAEVREGAEDRLLRVSGPGGETVLLSIARLPGASTPEVVANVKAAAREISGSLPKGVELTPVYDQAELVNESIRSVRDAILIGIVLCVGVIALFLRDLRAGLAAAVSVPLTLGATFLPIGLLGHSLNLMSLGGLAVAIGLVIDDAIVVVEAIGRRVEEGLDPKSAARDGVRALLAALVGTTLTTVVVFLPLAWLEGVVGRFFSALAVTLSTAVLLSLAFALTVVPLAAAGWMRPRKGSRPTARYADTYERAVRPFLRRPWIGLGVALGLFALGVVAALEAPSGFLPTMDEGAFVLDYFLPAGTSLTETDAIARKIEAILSSTPEVQTYSRRTGAELGPVAATQVNRGDIMVRLKASSQRQRSADEVIAEVRAKVIKDVPEARTEFIQVLQDVLNDLAGTPRPIEIKLFGDDYTTLRAKAKEIVGRIHDVPGLVDLYPGFEEQAPELRFRIDGSAAARAGKSAADVATDLDDSLHGVVASVLRRPDRPIGVRVRYPDSVRFDAQQVVQLPLLVGTEVVTRVSAVAQPIQASSETLLLRESLRPAVILTADHEGRDLGSVMRDVQSQLRGLSLPEGYRLEFGGQYEGQQGTLRDLSTVMGFGLLAVLVVLLAQFRRARLAPVVLVAVPLAVVGALTTLWLTQIPLNASSLMGCVLLVGLVVKNGILLLEQYERLLEDGKDVEQALVEAGRIRVRPILMTTLATVAGLAPLAFSLGSGAEIQRPLAVAVIGGLLVSTAISLLVLPSLVRLVFPRHARAPVGEHS